The following proteins come from a genomic window of Pseudomonas syringae:
- a CDS encoding 2-aminoadipate transaminase, whose protein sequence is MSEHISESISFVHNMTLSHGRNAEVWDTTGKRYIDFVGGIGVLNLGHCNPQVVRAIQDQAAKLTHYCFNATPHDPYIRFMQQLTQFVPVSYPLSGMLTNSGAEAAENALKIVRGATGRTAVIAFDGGFHGRTLATLNLNGKVAPYKQKVGVLPGPVFHIPFPSKDNGVTTEQALKAMDRLFSVEIDVNDVACFIFEPVQGEGGFLAMEPDFAQALRAFCDAHEIVLIADEIQSGFGRTGQRFAFTRLGIEPDLILLGKSIAGGIPLGAVVGRKALMDNLPKGGLGGTYSGNPIGCAAGLASLEQMTDENLSSWGEQQESAIVSRYNSWQASTLSPYLGRLTGVGCMRGIELITPEGKPGTRQLAELLGSARDAGLLLMPSGKSRHIIRLLIPLTIESEVLNEGLDIFERCLAALA, encoded by the coding sequence ATGAGCGAACACATCAGCGAATCCATTTCCTTTGTCCATAACATGACGTTGTCACACGGCCGCAACGCCGAAGTCTGGGACACCACCGGCAAGCGCTACATCGACTTCGTCGGCGGCATCGGCGTGCTCAATCTCGGGCATTGCAACCCGCAGGTGGTCAGGGCAATTCAGGATCAGGCCGCGAAACTGACCCATTACTGCTTCAACGCCACGCCTCACGACCCGTATATCCGCTTCATGCAGCAACTGACGCAATTCGTGCCGGTGAGTTATCCACTGAGCGGCATGCTCACCAACAGCGGCGCGGAAGCCGCAGAAAACGCGCTGAAGATCGTGCGCGGCGCGACCGGTCGCACGGCAGTGATCGCCTTCGACGGCGGCTTTCACGGCCGCACCCTGGCGACCCTGAACCTCAACGGCAAGGTTGCGCCGTATAAACAGAAAGTCGGCGTGCTGCCAGGTCCGGTGTTTCACATTCCGTTCCCCAGCAAAGACAACGGCGTGACCACCGAGCAGGCGCTCAAGGCCATGGATCGGCTGTTCAGCGTCGAGATCGATGTCAACGATGTGGCTTGTTTCATCTTCGAACCGGTGCAGGGCGAAGGCGGCTTTCTGGCCATGGAGCCAGACTTCGCTCAGGCGCTGCGCGCCTTTTGCGATGCACACGAGATCGTGCTGATCGCTGACGAGATCCAGTCCGGTTTCGGGCGCACCGGGCAGCGCTTTGCGTTCACCCGGCTGGGTATCGAACCGGACCTGATACTGCTCGGCAAAAGCATCGCCGGTGGCATTCCGCTAGGTGCCGTGGTCGGTCGCAAGGCACTGATGGACAACCTGCCCAAGGGCGGGCTGGGCGGCACGTATTCCGGCAATCCGATTGGCTGCGCAGCGGGCCTCGCCTCGCTGGAACAAATGACCGATGAAAACCTGTCCAGTTGGGGCGAACAGCAGGAAAGCGCCATTGTTTCGCGTTACAACAGCTGGCAAGCGAGCACATTGTCGCCGTATCTGGGCAGGCTGACCGGCGTCGGCTGCATGCGCGGTATCGAGCTGATAACGCCAGAGGGCAAACCCGGCACCCGACAACTTGCCGAACTGCTGGGCTCGGCACGGGACGCCGGGCTGTTGCTGATGCCCAGCGGCAAGTCGCGGCACATCATCCGCCTGCTGATCCCGTTGACCATCGAGTCCGAAGTGCTGAACGAAGGGCTGGATATTTTCGAGCGTTGCCTCGCAGCGCTGGCGTGA
- the amaB gene encoding L-piperidine-6-carboxylate dehydrogenase yields the protein MVAELLARLGVANSAHTQGDYPVYTPIDGSRIASVTLENKAQVVARIDNAHSAFLQWRTVPAPRRGELVRIFGEVLREHKADLGELVSVEAGKITQEGLGEVQEMIDICDFAVGLSRQLYGLTIASERPGHHMRETWHPLGVVGVISAFNFPVAVWAWNTTLALVCGNPVIWKPSEKTPLTALACQALFDKALKIFGDAPAALAQLVIGDRDAGEALVDDPRVPLISATGSTRMGREVGPRVAARFGRSILELGGNNAMILAPSADLDLAVRGILFSAVGTAGQRCTTLRRLIVHRSIKDEVVSRVKAAYAKVRVGDPREGNLIGPLIDQQAFSAMQDALTKARDEGGQVFGGERQLQDQYPNGYYVTPAIAEMPGQSEVVRHETFAPILYVLAYDDFEEALRLNNEVPQGLSSCIFTTDLREAEAFQSAAGSDCGIANVNIGTSGAEIGGAFGGEKETGGGRESGSDSWRAYMRRQTNTVNYSRELPLAQGIVFD from the coding sequence ATGGTTGCCGAGTTATTAGCCCGTCTGGGCGTGGCGAACAGTGCCCACACACAAGGGGACTACCCGGTCTACACCCCGATTGATGGCAGCCGGATTGCCTCGGTCACGCTGGAAAACAAAGCGCAGGTCGTGGCGCGCATCGACAACGCCCACAGTGCATTCCTGCAATGGCGCACCGTACCGGCCCCGCGTCGCGGCGAGCTGGTGCGAATCTTTGGTGAAGTACTGCGCGAGCACAAGGCTGACCTTGGCGAACTGGTGTCGGTCGAGGCGGGCAAGATCACGCAGGAAGGCCTGGGTGAAGTGCAGGAAATGATCGACATCTGCGACTTCGCCGTCGGTCTGTCGCGGCAGTTGTACGGCCTGACCATCGCGTCCGAGCGTCCCGGCCACCACATGCGTGAAACCTGGCACCCGCTGGGCGTGGTCGGCGTGATCAGCGCTTTCAACTTTCCGGTCGCGGTGTGGGCCTGGAACACCACGCTGGCGCTGGTCTGCGGCAACCCGGTGATCTGGAAACCGTCGGAAAAGACCCCGCTGACGGCCCTGGCCTGTCAGGCGCTGTTCGACAAGGCGCTGAAGATTTTCGGTGATGCCCCTGCAGCGCTGGCCCAGTTGGTGATCGGAGATCGTGACGCCGGTGAAGCACTGGTTGATGATCCGCGCGTGCCCCTTATCAGCGCGACCGGCAGCACCCGTATGGGCCGTGAAGTCGGCCCGCGTGTCGCCGCCCGTTTCGGGCGCAGCATTCTGGAATTGGGCGGCAACAACGCGATGATTCTGGCGCCGAGCGCCGATCTGGACCTGGCCGTGCGCGGCATCCTGTTCAGCGCCGTGGGCACCGCCGGTCAGCGCTGCACCACGCTGCGCCGTCTGATCGTGCATCGCTCAATCAAGGACGAAGTCGTTTCCCGCGTGAAAGCGGCCTACGCCAAAGTGCGGGTCGGTGATCCACGCGAAGGCAATCTGATCGGTCCGCTGATCGACCAGCAGGCGTTCTCGGCGATGCAAGACGCGTTGACCAAAGCCCGTGACGAGGGCGGTCAGGTGTTCGGTGGCGAGCGTCAGTTGCAGGACCAATACCCGAACGGTTATTACGTCACGCCGGCCATCGCCGAAATGCCGGGCCAGAGCGAAGTGGTGCGTCACGAAACCTTCGCGCCGATTCTCTATGTGCTGGCCTACGACGACTTCGAAGAGGCCCTGCGCCTGAATAACGAAGTGCCACAGGGCCTGTCGTCGTGCATTTTCACCACTGACCTGCGCGAAGCCGAGGCTTTCCAGAGTGCGGCGGGCAGCGATTGTGGCATCGCCAACGTCAACATCGGCACCAGCGGTGCAGAGATCGGCGGCGCGTTTGGTGGCGAGAAGGAAACCGGTGGCGGTCGCGAGTCCGGCTCCGATTCGTGGCGCGCCTACATGCGCCGGCAGACCAACACTGTCAACTATTCCCGCGAGCTGCCACTGGCTCAGGGCATCGTTTTCGACTGA
- the amaA gene encoding L-pipecolate oxidase, protein MVQFAEGCLWEQLTPQRPVSPALTGERSADVCIIGAGFTGLSAALQLLEGGKSVCVVEAHQVGHGGSGRNVGLVNAGTWVAPDALEKVLGSVEASRLNTALGAAPALVFSTIDKYRIDCQDTRTGNLHMAHNSKGLADLQSRAEQWQRRGANVELLTGKPCEDACGTDKVSGALLDHRAGTVNPMAYVSGMALNVVARGGQLFGESAVTGLQRTEDGWKVSTAAGSVRAEKVIIASNAYTEGEWTDVKDHMFAGYYYQVASQPLSGAAQAGILRGGQGSWDTRTVLSNIRRDAHGRLLLGSLGNAGNYPLWFIRQWADRVQQHYFPQLGRVEWESTWTGRIGFTPDHLLRLFEPAPGLLAATGFNGRGVTTGTLVGKCFADYLLTDDAAALPVSFSSSKKVSGRSLRTLAYDAGFTLYHAGQCLRVVL, encoded by the coding sequence ATGGTGCAGTTTGCTGAAGGCTGTCTGTGGGAACAATTGACTCCGCAACGTCCGGTGAGCCCGGCGCTGACCGGAGAGCGAAGCGCCGACGTGTGCATCATCGGTGCCGGGTTTACCGGTCTGTCGGCGGCGTTGCAGTTGCTTGAGGGCGGCAAGTCGGTGTGCGTGGTCGAAGCCCATCAGGTTGGCCACGGCGGGTCGGGGCGCAACGTGGGGCTGGTCAACGCCGGCACCTGGGTGGCGCCCGATGCGCTGGAAAAGGTGCTGGGCAGCGTCGAAGCCAGTCGCCTCAACACAGCACTTGGCGCAGCGCCGGCGCTGGTGTTCTCGACTATCGACAAATACCGCATCGATTGCCAGGACACCCGCACCGGCAACCTGCACATGGCGCACAACAGCAAGGGCCTGGCGGATTTGCAAAGCCGCGCCGAGCAATGGCAGCGGCGCGGTGCCAACGTCGAATTGCTGACCGGCAAGCCCTGCGAAGACGCCTGCGGCACTGACAAGGTCAGCGGCGCGTTGCTCGATCATCGTGCCGGCACGGTCAACCCGATGGCGTATGTGTCGGGCATGGCGCTCAACGTCGTTGCGCGCGGCGGTCAGCTCTTTGGCGAGTCTGCGGTGACCGGGCTGCAACGCACTGAAGACGGCTGGAAGGTGTCCACTGCGGCTGGCAGCGTGCGGGCCGAGAAAGTGATCATTGCCTCCAACGCCTACACCGAAGGCGAGTGGACCGACGTCAAGGATCACATGTTCGCCGGTTATTACTACCAGGTCGCCTCGCAGCCACTCAGCGGCGCGGCGCAAGCGGGCATTCTGCGCGGCGGGCAGGGCTCATGGGATACGCGCACAGTGCTCAGCAATATTCGTCGTGATGCGCATGGGCGGTTGCTGCTGGGCAGCCTCGGCAACGCCGGCAATTATCCACTGTGGTTCATTCGTCAGTGGGCTGATCGCGTCCAGCAGCATTACTTTCCACAGCTGGGCCGGGTCGAGTGGGAAAGCACCTGGACCGGCCGCATCGGCTTCACGCCAGACCACTTGTTGCGCCTGTTCGAACCTGCACCAGGCTTGCTGGCCGCGACCGGGTTCAATGGCCGGGGTGTCACTACCGGAACCTTGGTGGGCAAATGCTTCGCCGATTACCTGCTGACTGACGATGCGGCGGCGCTGCCGGTAAGCTTCTCCAGCAGCAAGAAGGTGTCAGGCAGGTCGTTGCGCACCCTGGCCTACGATGCCGGTTTCACGCTGTACCACGCCGGACAATGCCTGCGCGTGGTGCTTTGA
- a CDS encoding sensor histidine kinase, translating into MTSVRARILVPVLLLLLLGDLAISLLALRDSHHEIEEVYDAQLAQSARLLQGVLSQRAAGEQDLDKLYQAFDQAMSRVGTSGVAHPYETRLTFQVWRTSGELLVRSAEAPLLTAPPAEEGSHDLIENGHEWCGFLLADPQQGFLIWVGERDDVRQDLIQRIVSHTLWPTLIGVPLLVVAIWLAIGWGLRPLQSMAKVIRKRDAESLEPLDITPLPKELEPMQYALNRLLTQIESVLERERRFIADAAHELRTPLTVLRIHAQNARQAESPEQRLEALDFLVHGVDRAARLASQLLTMARLEPRVELSQLQTFELNTLVREEMAELTPLALEKRVDLVFEAGDECVIHSDPAAITIALQNLLTNALNFAPPASEIRVMLNRQQDGSAHLCVEDSGPGIDEQQKARLFERFYSQGHSNGAGLGLAIVDMIVRKLESSLHLRNSAQGGLCAELRLKSRTA; encoded by the coding sequence ATGACCTCGGTACGCGCGCGTATTCTGGTTCCGGTATTGCTGCTGTTGCTGCTCGGCGATCTGGCCATCAGCCTGCTCGCCCTGCGCGACAGCCATCACGAAATCGAAGAGGTCTACGACGCGCAATTGGCGCAGAGCGCCCGCTTGCTGCAGGGCGTGCTAAGCCAGCGGGCGGCAGGTGAACAGGATCTGGACAAACTCTATCAGGCGTTCGATCAGGCCATGAGCCGGGTCGGTACCAGCGGCGTAGCCCACCCCTATGAAACCCGGCTGACGTTTCAGGTCTGGCGCACCTCGGGCGAGCTGCTGGTGCGCTCGGCCGAAGCCCCGCTGCTAACCGCCCCGCCCGCCGAAGAAGGCTCCCACGACCTGATCGAAAACGGCCACGAATGGTGTGGTTTTCTGCTCGCCGATCCACAGCAGGGTTTCCTGATCTGGGTCGGCGAGCGCGACGATGTGCGTCAGGACCTGATTCAGCGCATCGTCAGTCACACCTTGTGGCCTACGCTGATCGGCGTGCCATTGCTGGTGGTCGCGATCTGGCTGGCGATCGGCTGGGGCCTGCGCCCGCTGCAATCGATGGCCAAGGTGATTCGCAAGCGCGACGCCGAAAGCCTGGAACCGCTCGATATCACGCCGCTGCCCAAAGAGCTGGAACCCATGCAATACGCGCTCAATCGGCTGCTGACCCAGATCGAAAGCGTGCTGGAACGGGAGCGTCGCTTCATCGCCGACGCGGCCCATGAATTGCGCACACCGCTGACCGTGCTGCGCATCCATGCGCAAAACGCCCGGCAGGCAGAAAGCCCGGAACAACGTCTGGAAGCGCTGGATTTTCTGGTGCATGGCGTCGACCGCGCAGCGCGTCTGGCCAGTCAGTTGCTGACCATGGCCCGTCTTGAGCCACGCGTCGAGCTCAGCCAGTTGCAGACCTTCGAACTGAACACGCTGGTGCGCGAGGAAATGGCCGAGCTGACACCGCTGGCGCTGGAGAAGCGCGTCGATCTGGTGTTCGAAGCAGGCGATGAGTGTGTGATCCACAGCGACCCGGCGGCCATCACCATTGCGTTGCAAAACCTGCTGACCAACGCACTCAACTTCGCACCGCCGGCCAGCGAGATTCGCGTGATGCTCAACCGTCAGCAGGACGGCAGCGCGCACCTGTGCGTCGAAGATTCAGGGCCGGGCATCGATGAGCAGCAGAAGGCGCGTCTGTTTGAGCGCTTCTACAGTCAGGGCCACAGCAATGGCGCAGGACTGGGGCTGGCGATTGTCGACATGATCGTGCGCAAACTGGAAAGCAGCCTGCACCTGCGCAACTCGGCGCAGGGCGGGCTGTGTGCGGAGTTGCGGCTCAAGAGTCGAACCGCCTGA
- a CDS encoding response regulator, whose protein sequence is MRLLLVEDDRAIGQGIRVALNNEGYTLDWLEDGLSALHALRSEPFDLLLLDLGLPRMDGFDLLRQLRAEELALPVLILTARDGTADRIAGLDAGADDYLVKPFDVDELKARVRALLRRSQGRAQPLLEHAGISLDPASQQVSFQGSEVPMTPMEYQLLHQLMIRPGKVVTRERLSNTLYGWQDKVESNTLEVLIHNLRKKLSTELIRTVRGVGYLLELKA, encoded by the coding sequence ATGCGCCTGCTTCTTGTCGAGGATGATCGTGCGATTGGCCAAGGCATCCGTGTGGCCCTGAACAACGAGGGCTACACGCTCGACTGGCTCGAAGACGGGCTGAGTGCGCTGCATGCCCTGCGCAGCGAACCGTTCGACCTGTTGCTGCTCGACCTCGGCCTGCCGCGCATGGACGGCTTCGACCTGCTGCGCCAGTTGCGTGCCGAAGAACTCGCCCTGCCGGTGCTGATCCTGACCGCCCGCGACGGCACTGCCGACCGCATTGCCGGGCTGGATGCCGGTGCCGACGATTACCTGGTCAAGCCGTTCGACGTCGATGAGTTGAAAGCCCGGGTGCGGGCCTTGCTCAGGCGCAGCCAGGGGCGTGCGCAACCGTTGCTGGAACATGCAGGCATCAGCCTGGACCCGGCCTCGCAGCAAGTCAGTTTTCAGGGCAGCGAAGTACCGATGACGCCGATGGAATACCAGCTGCTGCATCAGTTGATGATCCGCCCCGGCAAAGTGGTGACCCGCGAGCGCCTGTCCAACACCCTGTACGGCTGGCAGGACAAGGTCGAAAGCAACACCTTGGAAGTGCTGATTCACAACCTGCGCAAGAAACTGTCCACCGAGCTGATCCGCACCGTGCGTGGCGTCGGCTACCTGCTGGAGCTCAAGGCATGA